The following proteins are co-located in the Hydrogenophaga sp. RAC07 genome:
- a CDS encoding ABC-F family ATP-binding cassette domain-containing protein, producing MITLKNLVLRRGVKVLLDNASCTINPGEKVGLVGRNGAGKSSLFGLLNHTLHEDKGDFYVPPQWRMAQVAQDMPETEQSATQFVIEGDVTLLAAQQEVTASEDSGDGERMAHAYMALHDAGAHDAPARAQALILGLGFRTDELERPVNSFSGGWRMRLQLARALMCPSELLLLDEPTNHLDLDALVWLEAWLKRYEGTMLVISHDREFLDAVTNVTIHIHTAQLTRYGGNYSRFEDMRAEQMALQQSAYSRQQDKMAHLQKFIDRFKAKASKAKQAQSRVKALERMEKIGPVLADADFTFEFTEPQNLPNPMLAMSDASFGYPPPDEGSEPTVIVRNISRSVLAGQRIGILGANGQGKSTVVKTIARDLQPIAGEITEGKGLNIGYFAQQELDVLRPADTPLEHMIRLVRECTAEGRLSGQPTREQDLRSFLGNFNFTGDQVKQSVGSMSGGEKARLVLCMIVWQRPNLLLLDEPTNHLDLATREALSVALNEFEGTVMLVSHDRALLRAVCDEFWLVSRGGIEPFDGDLDDYQRYLLDMAKQSREAQRQEQRDAQRAPAVLAVAAPEQKRNDAQRRQQLAEKTKPLKKELEQTEKRMAQLAQDKARLEAAMGQPLSPADLAKNGKQLKAVNDENEALEARWLELTEAIEAVSA from the coding sequence ATGATCACCTTGAAAAACCTTGTCCTTCGCCGCGGCGTGAAGGTCCTGCTCGACAACGCGTCCTGCACCATCAACCCGGGTGAAAAAGTCGGCCTCGTCGGACGCAACGGCGCGGGCAAGTCCAGCCTGTTCGGCTTGCTCAACCACACCCTCCACGAAGACAAGGGCGACTTCTACGTGCCACCACAGTGGCGCATGGCGCAGGTGGCGCAGGACATGCCCGAGACCGAACAATCGGCCACGCAGTTCGTGATCGAGGGCGATGTGACCCTGCTCGCAGCCCAGCAGGAAGTGACCGCATCGGAAGACAGCGGCGACGGCGAGCGCATGGCGCACGCCTACATGGCGCTGCACGACGCCGGCGCGCACGACGCGCCCGCCCGCGCGCAAGCACTGATTCTCGGCCTGGGTTTTCGCACCGACGAACTCGAGCGCCCGGTCAACAGTTTCTCGGGTGGCTGGCGCATGCGCCTGCAACTGGCCCGCGCGCTGATGTGCCCCAGCGAACTTCTGCTGCTCGACGAACCCACCAACCACCTGGACCTCGATGCATTGGTCTGGCTGGAAGCCTGGCTCAAACGCTACGAAGGCACCATGCTGGTCATCAGCCACGACCGCGAGTTTCTGGACGCGGTGACCAACGTCACCATCCACATCCACACCGCGCAGCTCACCCGCTACGGCGGCAACTACAGCCGCTTTGAAGACATGCGCGCCGAGCAGATGGCCCTGCAGCAGTCGGCCTATTCGCGCCAGCAGGACAAGATGGCGCACCTGCAGAAGTTCATCGACCGCTTCAAGGCCAAGGCCAGCAAGGCCAAGCAGGCGCAAAGCCGCGTGAAGGCCCTGGAGCGCATGGAAAAAATCGGCCCGGTGCTGGCCGATGCCGACTTCACCTTCGAGTTCACCGAGCCGCAGAACCTGCCGAACCCGATGCTGGCCATGAGCGACGCGAGCTTTGGTTACCCGCCGCCCGACGAAGGCAGCGAGCCCACCGTGATCGTGCGCAACATCAGCCGCTCAGTGCTGGCGGGCCAGCGCATCGGCATCCTGGGCGCCAACGGCCAGGGCAAGTCCACTGTGGTCAAGACCATCGCGCGCGATCTGCAGCCGATTGCCGGCGAGATCACCGAGGGCAAGGGCCTCAACATCGGATACTTCGCACAGCAAGAGCTCGACGTGCTCCGCCCGGCCGACACACCGCTCGAACACATGATCCGCTTGGTGCGCGAGTGCACAGCCGAAGGCCGTCTGAGCGGCCAGCCCACACGCGAGCAGGACCTTCGGAGCTTCCTGGGCAACTTCAACTTCACCGGCGACCAGGTCAAACAAAGCGTGGGCAGCATGAGCGGCGGCGAAAAGGCCCGCCTGGTGCTGTGCATGATTGTCTGGCAGCGCCCCAACCTGCTGCTGCTCGACGAGCCCACCAACCACCTGGACCTCGCCACGCGCGAGGCCCTGTCGGTGGCACTCAACGAGTTCGAAGGCACCGTCATGCTGGTCAGCCACGACCGTGCGCTGCTGCGCGCCGTGTGCGACGAGTTCTGGCTGGTCTCGCGCGGCGGCATCGAGCCGTTTGACGGCGACCTTGACGACTACCAGCGCTACCTGCTCGACATGGCCAAGCAGTCACGCGAGGCACAGCGCCAGGAACAGCGCGATGCGCAACGCGCTCCGGCCGTGCTCGCCGTGGCAGCGCCCGAGCAAAAGCGCAACGATGCCCAGCGCCGACAGCAGCTGGCCGAAAAGACCAAGCCGCTCAAGAAAGAGCTGGAGCAGACCGAGAAACGCATGGCACAACTGGCGCAGGACAAAGCGCGCCTGGAAGCCGCCATGGGACAGCCACTCAGCCCGGCCGACCTCGCAAAGAACGGCAAACAGCTCAAGGCCGTCAACGACGAAAACGAAGCGCTCGAAGCCCGTTGGCTGGAGCTCACCGAAGCCATCGAGGCTGTGAGCGCCTGA
- a CDS encoding GlsB/YeaQ/YmgE family stress response membrane protein: protein MMSILGTLFIGLIAGFIARALKPGNDSMGWIMTALLGVAGAFLAGYLGAALGLYRQGDLVGFIASVIGAIILLVIYGFFKKR from the coding sequence ATGATGTCCATTCTCGGCACCCTCTTCATCGGCCTCATCGCCGGTTTCATCGCACGCGCGCTCAAACCCGGCAACGACAGCATGGGCTGGATCATGACTGCCCTGCTGGGCGTGGCCGGTGCTTTCCTGGCCGGCTATCTGGGCGCAGCGCTGGGCCTCTACCGACAGGGCGACCTGGTCGGCTTCATCGCATCGGTGATCGGCGCGATCATCCTGCTGGTGATCTACGGCTTCTTCAAGAAACGCTGA
- a CDS encoding tRNA threonylcarbamoyladenosine dehydratase translates to MVAGPRVTQEINERFERRFGGLRRLYGVDGAQRIFDAHVVVVGIGGVGSWAVEALARSGVRRLTLIDLDHVSESNINRQIHALEPTLGQAKAEAMRDRIALFHADCVVDVVDDFVTPDNWPALLHSVSGREGLPSAVIDACDQVRAKTTLAAWAAAHAIPFVTVGAAGGKRLTHAVDVADLSEVTHDPLLAQLRYRLRKHHGGARTGRMGVGCVFSRETVAPPDASCNIEDVDGSLNCHGYGSVVSVTAAFGFCAAGWVMNNLAKDVQAILKRSSKGPEKEAII, encoded by the coding sequence ATGGTTGCTGGACCGCGAGTGACGCAGGAAATCAACGAACGCTTCGAGCGCCGTTTCGGCGGGCTGCGCCGACTCTACGGTGTCGACGGGGCGCAGCGCATCTTCGACGCGCACGTGGTGGTGGTGGGCATCGGCGGGGTGGGTTCGTGGGCGGTGGAGGCCCTGGCGCGCAGCGGCGTGCGGCGCCTCACCTTGATCGATCTTGATCACGTGTCCGAGTCCAACATCAACCGGCAGATCCACGCGCTGGAACCCACCTTGGGTCAGGCCAAAGCCGAAGCCATGCGTGATCGCATCGCGCTCTTTCACGCCGATTGCGTGGTGGATGTGGTCGATGATTTTGTGACGCCGGACAACTGGCCCGCCTTGCTGCACAGTGTGTCGGGTCGTGAGGGCTTGCCCTCGGCGGTCATCGATGCATGCGACCAGGTGCGTGCCAAGACCACCCTGGCCGCCTGGGCTGCAGCGCACGCCATTCCCTTTGTCACGGTGGGTGCTGCGGGCGGCAAGCGGCTCACGCACGCGGTCGATGTTGCAGACCTGAGTGAGGTCACGCACGATCCTCTGTTGGCGCAGCTGCGTTACCGCCTGCGCAAACATCACGGCGGCGCCCGCACAGGGCGCATGGGCGTGGGCTGTGTTTTCAGCCGTGAGACCGTGGCGCCACCCGACGCGTCGTGCAACATCGAAGACGTGGATGGCTCGCTGAACTGCCACGGCTACGGCTCGGTGGTGAGCGTCACTGCAGCGTTCGGCTTTTGTGCTGCCGGGTGGGTGATGAACAACCTGGCGAAAGATGTGCAAGCAATCTTGAAGAGGTCTTCAAAAGGGCCCGAAAAAGAAGCTATAATTTGA
- a CDS encoding YeeE/YedE family protein, producing the protein MEIADLARLNTLVLWAAFAVALVFGFIAQRTHFCTMGAISDIVNMGDWTRMRMWGMAVGIAMIGFYVMAWLGWIDPTQSIYTGPRVVWLSAVSGGALFGFGMVLASGCGSKTLVRIGAGSLKSLVVFVVMGVAAFATLRGVTAVLRVNTVDTVSFTMASGSALPAWLATVSGTAPALTGLLFALVVGGALVLWALLGRDFRTGNNLLAGIGLGLVVTAMWWVSGRLGFVAEHPETLEAVFLGSNSGRMDALTFTAPMAYTLDWLIFFSDTSKVLTFGTVTVAGMVVGAFVCAVLEGSFRWEGFRTTQDTALHMAGGVCMGVGGVTALGCTVGQGMSGLSTLSLTSIIAVTGIVLGAIGGFRFQIWLLDRE; encoded by the coding sequence ATGGAAATCGCCGACCTCGCCAGACTCAACACCCTCGTCCTTTGGGCTGCTTTCGCAGTGGCCCTTGTTTTCGGGTTCATCGCGCAACGCACGCACTTCTGCACCATGGGCGCCATCAGCGACATCGTGAACATGGGCGACTGGACCCGCATGCGCATGTGGGGCATGGCGGTGGGCATCGCGATGATCGGCTTTTACGTCATGGCCTGGCTGGGCTGGATCGATCCCACCCAGAGCATCTACACCGGTCCTCGCGTCGTCTGGCTTTCTGCCGTGTCGGGCGGGGCCTTGTTCGGCTTCGGCATGGTGCTGGCCTCCGGGTGCGGCAGCAAAACGCTGGTGCGCATCGGTGCAGGGAGCCTGAAGTCGCTGGTGGTCTTTGTCGTCATGGGGGTTGCCGCGTTTGCCACGCTGCGTGGCGTGACCGCTGTGCTTCGCGTGAACACGGTGGACACCGTCTCCTTCACAATGGCGTCGGGCTCGGCGCTGCCGGCCTGGCTGGCCACGGTATCGGGCACTGCGCCTGCGCTCACCGGACTGTTGTTTGCACTGGTGGTCGGTGGTGCATTGGTGCTTTGGGCATTGCTGGGGCGTGATTTCCGCACCGGCAACAACCTGCTGGCGGGCATCGGACTCGGGCTGGTGGTGACCGCCATGTGGTGGGTGAGTGGCCGCCTGGGTTTTGTGGCCGAACATCCCGAAACGCTGGAAGCGGTCTTTCTGGGCAGCAACTCCGGGCGCATGGACGCACTGACCTTCACCGCACCCATGGCCTACACCCTGGACTGGCTCATCTTTTTCAGCGACACGTCCAAGGTACTGACCTTCGGAACCGTCACCGTGGCCGGCATGGTGGTCGGCGCGTTTGTGTGCGCTGTGCTGGAAGGCAGCTTCCGCTGGGAGGGATTCCGCACCACCCAGGACACGGCGTTGCACATGGCCGGTGGCGTGTGCATGGGCGTGGGCGGCGTCACGGCGCTGGGCTGCACGGTCGGCCAGGGCATGTCGGGGCTGTCCACCTTGAGCCTCACCAGCATCATCGCGGTGACCGGCATCGTGCTCGGTGCCATCGGTGGTTTCCGGTTCCAGATATGGTTGCTGGACCGCGAGTGA
- the ybgF gene encoding tol-pal system protein YbgF produces the protein MKLTAAAPWALCLATLWPLQAHALFGDDEARKAIIELRQKVDANKQAADAAAAEAREGDASTRRSLLELSNQIEQLRAELARLRGQNEQLAREVSELQRQQKDVQVGIDERLRQVEPLRIEFDGQTFTAAPAEKADFEAAMAQLRKSEFQPASASYATFLQRYPASGYTPSVLYWLGNAQYANRAYKEAVATHGRLVREFPAHMRTPEAMLAMANSHVELKDARTAKSTLENLVKAHPNSEAAAAARERLARLR, from the coding sequence ATGAAGCTCACCGCCGCCGCGCCCTGGGCGCTTTGTCTGGCCACGCTGTGGCCCTTGCAGGCGCACGCCTTGTTCGGCGACGACGAGGCGCGCAAGGCCATCATCGAGTTGCGGCAGAAAGTCGACGCCAACAAGCAGGCCGCCGACGCCGCTGCTGCCGAAGCGCGCGAGGGCGATGCGAGCACGCGCCGCAGCCTGCTGGAGCTGTCCAACCAGATCGAGCAATTGCGGGCCGAGCTGGCGCGTCTCCGGGGCCAGAACGAGCAGCTGGCGCGTGAGGTGTCGGAGTTGCAGCGCCAGCAGAAAGACGTGCAGGTCGGCATCGACGAGCGCCTGCGTCAGGTGGAACCGCTTCGCATCGAGTTTGACGGCCAGACCTTCACCGCCGCGCCAGCCGAGAAGGCCGACTTCGAAGCCGCCATGGCGCAGCTGCGCAAGTCGGAATTCCAGCCCGCGTCGGCTTCGTACGCAACGTTCCTGCAGCGTTACCCGGCCAGCGGCTACACGCCGTCGGTTCTCTACTGGCTGGGCAATGCGCAGTACGCCAACCGCGCCTACAAGGAAGCTGTGGCCACCCACGGCCGGCTGGTGCGCGAGTTCCCGGCCCACATGCGCACGCCCGAGGCCATGCTCGCCATGGCCAACAGCCATGTCGAACTGAAAGACGCGCGCACCGCCAAGAGCACGCTCGAAAACCTGGTCAAAGCACATCCGAACTCCGAAGCCGCTGCCGCGGCGCGCGAGCGCCTGGCCCGCCTGCGTTGA
- the pal gene encoding peptidoglycan-associated lipoprotein Pal produces the protein MNTIHIPSTIRNTRLQRGLRLVAGLGLAAVLAACSSGVKLDDVPVEDRSGSALNSGAAAGGQGGAVDPRGVSGVSVGGADSAQPAAVARIIYFDYDSFEVKADSAATLEANARYLNANRTRRVNLEGHTDERGGREYNLALGQKRAEAVRRALGLLGVTEAQMEAVSFGEEKPAQVGLDEASFAKNRRVELTYR, from the coding sequence ATGAACACCATCCACATTCCCTCCACCATTCGAAACACGCGCCTTCAGCGTGGTCTGCGCCTGGTGGCCGGCCTTGGCCTGGCGGCCGTGCTGGCCGCCTGCAGCTCGGGTGTGAAGCTTGACGACGTGCCGGTTGAAGACCGCTCGGGCTCGGCGCTGAACTCCGGTGCTGCGGCCGGTGGGCAAGGCGGCGCGGTCGATCCTCGTGGCGTGTCCGGCGTGTCCGTGGGTGGTGCCGATTCGGCGCAACCCGCTGCCGTGGCCCGCATCATCTACTTCGACTACGACAGTTTCGAAGTCAAGGCCGACTCGGCCGCCACGCTGGAAGCCAACGCGCGTTACCTCAATGCCAACCGCACCCGCCGTGTGAACCTCGAAGGGCACACCGACGAGCGCGGTGGCCGCGAATACAACCTGGCGCTGGGTCAGAAGCGCGCCGAAGCCGTGCGCCGTGCGCTGGGTTTGCTGGGCGTGACCGAAGCACAGATGGAAGCCGTGAGCTTTGGTGAAGAGAAGCCCGCCCAGGTCGGTCTTGACGAAGCATCGTTCGCCAAAAACCGCCGTGTTGAACTGACCTACCGTTGA
- the tolB gene encoding Tol-Pal system beta propeller repeat protein TolB, whose protein sequence is MLDLNRHNALPLIPRRRALGLVSTLPLLGWPLASQAQFRVEVAGVGLTQFPFSAVGFRGNDAASENIAAIVRADLERSGQFRFVDPIAGGLDETSRPDLGPWRERRTDSLLTGSVTKLADGRFDVRFRLWDVVRGQDLGGLSYPVGAQDLRLAAHRVADFIYEKITGEKGVFSTRIAYVTKTAQRHNLWVADADGENARAALTSPEPIISPSWAPGGAQLAYVSFEARKPVIYAHDVASGRRRLLANFKGSNSAPSWSPDGRSVVATLSLSGNAQVYAMDATGGDPRRLSQSASIDTEPVFSPDGKSIYFVSDRGGSPQVYRMGAQGGSAQRLTFAGNYNISPAPSPDGRWLAFISRVNGAFRLHVMELASGTVTALTESSADESPSFAPNSRMIIYATRDKGQEALMTTTVDGRIKTRLAGAQGDIREPEWGPFLR, encoded by the coding sequence ATGCTGGATTTGAACCGACACAACGCGCTGCCCCTGATTCCGAGACGCCGCGCGCTCGGCCTGGTTTCCACCCTCCCGCTGCTGGGCTGGCCACTTGCCTCCCAGGCCCAGTTCCGGGTCGAGGTGGCGGGCGTCGGCCTCACCCAGTTTCCGTTTTCTGCCGTGGGTTTCCGCGGCAACGACGCGGCCAGTGAAAACATCGCGGCCATTGTGCGCGCTGACCTCGAACGCAGCGGCCAGTTCCGCTTCGTGGACCCCATTGCCGGCGGGCTGGACGAGACCTCCCGCCCCGACCTCGGCCCCTGGCGCGAGCGCCGAACCGACTCCCTGCTCACCGGCAGCGTCACCAAACTGGCCGATGGCCGATTTGACGTGCGCTTCCGCCTCTGGGACGTGGTGCGCGGGCAAGACCTCGGTGGCCTGAGCTATCCGGTGGGCGCACAAGACCTGCGCCTGGCGGCCCACCGCGTGGCCGACTTCATCTACGAGAAGATCACCGGCGAAAAAGGGGTGTTCTCCACGCGCATCGCCTACGTCACCAAAACGGCGCAACGCCACAACCTCTGGGTGGCCGACGCCGATGGTGAAAACGCGCGCGCGGCCCTCACCAGTCCCGAACCCATCATCTCGCCGAGCTGGGCGCCCGGTGGCGCGCAGCTCGCCTATGTGTCTTTCGAAGCGCGCAAGCCCGTGATCTATGCGCACGACGTGGCCTCGGGCCGCCGCCGCTTGCTGGCCAACTTCAAGGGCTCCAACAGCGCGCCGTCGTGGTCGCCCGATGGCCGCTCGGTGGTCGCCACGCTTTCGCTCTCGGGCAACGCGCAGGTGTATGCGATGGACGCCACCGGTGGCGACCCGCGGCGCTTGAGCCAGTCGGCCAGCATCGACACCGAGCCGGTGTTCAGCCCCGACGGCAAGTCCATCTATTTCGTGAGCGACCGCGGTGGTTCGCCACAGGTGTACCGCATGGGTGCACAAGGCGGCAGCGCCCAGCGCCTGACCTTCGCCGGCAACTACAACATCTCGCCCGCACCCAGCCCGGACGGGCGCTGGCTGGCCTTCATCTCCCGCGTCAATGGGGCGTTCCGCCTGCATGTGATGGAGCTGGCCAGTGGTACCGTGACGGCACTCACCGAGTCGAGTGCCGACGAGAGTCCCAGCTTCGCGCCCAACAGCCGCATGATCATTTACGCCACCCGCGACAAGGGCCAGGAAGCGCTCATGACCACCACGGTGGACGGTCGCATCAAGACCCGACTGGCTGGCGCGCAGGGTGACATCCGCGAGCCCGAGTGGGGCCCGTTCCTGCGTTGA
- the msbA gene encoding lipid A export permease/ATP-binding protein MsbA: MFRKPAHFGTDPLLTASNHSNPPLAGTLTQRLLRLWPYFRSAKTGIALAAVSTLIGALTEPLIPALLKTLLDRGFAEGNIELWMVPVALMGLFGIRGLAGFVAQYTLSYTASLGLLNLRRAMFVKLNDAQMTLFARQSASKLSNTLVYEVQTGSQMLVSAFLTLTKDSLTVLALLGYLFYLNWKLTLIVMLVFPGLILIMRVLSRRLYKLTRDSQTATDELAYVVEENALAHRMVRLHGAQARQTERFDVLSLALRRLALKSTVAMAAMTPLTQLLASAALSAVIAVALWQSSSSGVTVGNFVAFVTAMLMLITPIRHLAEITAPITRGLAALERGLELIENTPEQSSGTHTAERVNGSITLSGVWVRYPAKDDQVVQSDDDSLVALRGVSLDIHPGEVVAFVGPSGSGKTTLVNLLPRFVEIERGDILLDGVPLADWNLTSLRRQYAMVSQDVVMLNDTLAANVALGALGNAVDEDRVRAALVSANLGELVERLPQGIHSNVGHNAAELSGGQRQRLAIARAIYKDAPILILDEATSALDNESERLVQDALARLMKGRTTLVIAHRLSTIEHADRVVVLADGRISEQGTHRELLQADGIYARLHSQSFRPEAEA, from the coding sequence ATGTTCCGCAAGCCGGCACACTTTGGGACCGATCCGCTTTTGACCGCATCCAACCACTCCAACCCGCCACTGGCCGGCACACTGACCCAGCGCCTGCTGCGCCTGTGGCCCTATTTCCGCTCGGCCAAGACCGGGATTGCCCTGGCAGCAGTCAGCACCCTGATCGGCGCGCTGACCGAGCCTTTGATCCCGGCCCTGCTCAAGACACTGCTGGACCGTGGGTTTGCCGAAGGCAACATCGAACTCTGGATGGTGCCGGTGGCGCTCATGGGCCTGTTCGGCATCCGTGGCCTCGCGGGTTTTGTGGCGCAGTACACGCTCTCGTACACCGCCAGCCTGGGCCTGCTCAACCTGCGCCGGGCCATGTTCGTCAAGCTCAATGACGCGCAGATGACGCTGTTTGCCCGCCAGAGCGCGAGCAAACTGTCGAACACGCTGGTCTACGAGGTGCAGACCGGCTCGCAGATGCTGGTGTCGGCCTTCCTCACGCTCACCAAGGACAGCCTCACCGTGCTGGCGCTGCTGGGCTATTTGTTCTACCTTAACTGGAAACTCACACTGATCGTGATGCTGGTGTTTCCCGGGCTGATCCTGATCATGCGGGTGCTCTCGCGTCGCCTCTACAAGCTCACCCGCGACAGCCAGACCGCCACCGACGAGCTCGCCTACGTGGTGGAAGAAAACGCGCTGGCGCACCGCATGGTGCGCCTGCACGGCGCGCAGGCGCGCCAGACAGAGCGCTTCGACGTGCTCAGCCTGGCGCTGCGCCGGCTGGCGCTCAAGTCCACCGTTGCCATGGCGGCCATGACGCCGCTCACGCAACTGCTCGCCTCGGCAGCCCTGTCGGCGGTGATCGCCGTGGCGCTGTGGCAGAGCAGCAGCAGCGGCGTCACGGTGGGCAACTTCGTGGCCTTCGTCACCGCCATGCTGATGCTGATCACACCCATCAGGCACCTGGCCGAGATCACCGCGCCGATCACGCGCGGGCTGGCCGCGCTGGAGCGCGGATTGGAACTCATCGAAAACACACCCGAACAATCCAGCGGGACGCACACGGCCGAGCGGGTAAACGGCTCAATCACGTTGAGCGGTGTGTGGGTGCGCTACCCGGCCAAGGACGACCAAGTCGTGCAAAGCGACGATGACAGCCTGGTCGCCTTGCGTGGCGTTTCGCTGGACATCCACCCGGGTGAGGTGGTGGCCTTTGTGGGGCCGTCGGGATCGGGCAAGACCACCCTGGTCAACCTGTTGCCGCGTTTCGTGGAGATCGAACGCGGCGACATCCTGCTCGACGGCGTGCCGCTGGCCGACTGGAACCTCACCAGCCTGCGTCGGCAGTACGCCATGGTGAGCCAGGACGTGGTGATGCTCAACGACACCCTGGCCGCCAACGTCGCGCTGGGCGCACTGGGCAATGCGGTCGATGAAGACCGCGTGCGCGCTGCGCTTGTCTCGGCCAATCTGGGCGAGCTGGTCGAACGCTTGCCCCAGGGCATTCACAGCAATGTGGGCCACAACGCGGCCGAACTCTCGGGCGGCCAGCGCCAGCGGCTGGCGATTGCGCGGGCGATCTACAAAGACGCCCCCATCCTGATCCTGGACGAAGCCACCTCGGCGCTGGACAACGAATCAGAGCGGTTGGTGCAGGACGCGCTGGCCCGACTGATGAAAGGCCGCACCACGCTGGTGATTGCGCACCGCCTCTCCACCATCGAACATGCCGACCGCGTGGTGGTGCTGGCCGACGGCCGCATCAGCGAACAAGGCACGCACCGGGAACTGCTGCAGGCAGACGGGATTTACGCGCGGCTGCACTCACAAAGCTTCAGACCGGAGGCAGAGGCCTGA
- a CDS encoding Rne/Rng family ribonuclease, with the protein MSQDILINWSPQETRVAVVEQGSVQEVHLERTLERGLVGNIYLGKVSRVLPGMQSAFIDIGLDRAAFLHVADLMPNIAAKHAAPRGNVPATGDTEPAPGANGKLLTPNPVLPIERQIFEGQALMVQVLKDPIGTKGARLTAQISIAGRLLVFLPQDNHIGVSQKIPPAQREALRQRLLQLTATTDGSAAGGFILRTNAEDATDEELAEDTAYLRKTWLRIKEAATRQPSATLLHEDLNLMQRVLRDLVGADTHSIRIDSREQHGLLTAFAAEFMPDTVTKLQHYSGERPIFDLFNVDEDIVRALSRRVDLKSGGYLVIDQTEALTTVDVNTGGFVGARNFDDTVFRTNLEAAQAIARQLRLRNLGGIVIVDFIDMVREDHRDSVLGEFRKQLARDRVKTMTGGFSQLGLVEMTRKRTRESLAHMLSEPCEACSGKGVVKTARSVCYDILREILREARAFNPREFRVVASAKVVELFLDEERAHLAGLSDFIGKPISLQSEGSMTQEQYDIVLL; encoded by the coding sequence ATGAGCCAGGACATTCTGATCAATTGGTCACCACAGGAAACGCGGGTGGCGGTGGTGGAGCAGGGGTCGGTGCAGGAGGTGCACCTGGAGCGCACGCTGGAACGGGGCCTGGTCGGCAACATTTACCTGGGCAAGGTCTCGCGTGTGTTGCCGGGCATGCAATCGGCCTTCATCGACATCGGTCTGGACCGCGCCGCCTTTCTGCACGTGGCCGACCTCATGCCGAACATCGCGGCCAAACATGCCGCACCGCGTGGGAACGTGCCCGCAACAGGCGACACCGAGCCCGCGCCAGGCGCCAACGGCAAGCTGCTCACCCCCAACCCGGTGCTGCCGATCGAGCGCCAGATCTTCGAGGGCCAGGCGCTGATGGTGCAGGTGCTCAAGGACCCGATCGGCACCAAGGGCGCTCGGCTCACTGCGCAGATCAGCATTGCGGGGCGTCTGCTGGTGTTCCTGCCGCAGGACAACCACATCGGCGTGTCGCAGAAGATTCCACCAGCGCAACGCGAAGCCCTGCGCCAGCGCCTGCTGCAGCTCACCGCCACCACCGACGGCAGCGCCGCGGGTGGCTTCATCCTGCGCACCAACGCCGAAGACGCGACCGACGAAGAGCTGGCCGAGGACACGGCGTATCTGCGCAAGACCTGGTTGCGGATCAAGGAGGCGGCCACCCGCCAGCCCTCGGCCACCCTGCTGCACGAAGACCTGAACCTGATGCAGCGCGTGTTGCGCGATCTGGTGGGCGCCGACACGCATTCCATCCGCATCGATTCGCGCGAGCAGCATGGCCTGCTCACCGCGTTCGCCGCGGAGTTCATGCCCGACACCGTGACCAAGCTGCAGCACTACAGCGGCGAGCGCCCGATCTTTGACCTGTTCAACGTGGACGAAGACATCGTGCGCGCCCTCAGCCGGCGCGTCGACCTGAAATCGGGAGGCTATCTGGTGATCGACCAGACCGAGGCGCTGACCACGGTGGACGTGAACACCGGCGGTTTTGTGGGCGCGCGCAATTTCGACGACACGGTGTTCCGCACCAACCTCGAAGCGGCGCAAGCAATTGCGCGGCAGCTTCGACTGCGCAACCTGGGCGGCATCGTGATTGTGGATTTCATCGACATGGTGCGCGAAGACCACCGCGACTCCGTGCTCGGCGAATTTCGCAAACAGCTGGCGCGCGACCGCGTGAAAACCATGACCGGCGGCTTTTCGCAGCTCGGTCTGGTGGAGATGACACGCAAGCGCACGCGCGAGTCGCTGGCCCACATGCTCAGCGAACCCTGCGAGGCCTGCAGTGGCAAGGGCGTGGTGAAGACCGCCCGCAGCGTGTGCTACGACATCCTGCGCGAGATCCTGCGCGAAGCCCGCGCATTCAACCCGCGCGAATTTCGCGTGGTGGCCTCGGCCAAGGTGGTGGAGCTGTTCCTCGACGAAGAGCGGGCCCACCTCGCGGGTTTGTCGGACTTCATCGGCAAGCCCATTTCACTTCAAAGCGAGGGTTCGATGACGCAGGAGCAGTACGACATCGTCTTGCTGTAG